One region of Trinickia violacea genomic DNA includes:
- a CDS encoding acyl-CoA thioesterase, with protein sequence MTSSTRTLQASARVEVPFHDVDAMNVCWHGHYLKYFEIGRAALLRAFDYDYPEMQASGYLWPIVEAHLKYVRPAIYGQTLEVRTELLEYENRLKIGYQIVDCASGERLTKGYTIQVAVCVKTQELQFVSPPVVFDKLERAWS encoded by the coding sequence ATGACGTCGTCGACCCGAACCTTGCAGGCGAGCGCGCGCGTCGAAGTGCCGTTTCACGACGTCGATGCGATGAACGTCTGCTGGCATGGGCATTACCTCAAGTACTTCGAGATCGGGCGCGCCGCTTTGCTGCGCGCGTTCGACTACGACTATCCCGAGATGCAGGCGTCAGGCTATCTGTGGCCGATCGTCGAAGCGCACCTGAAGTACGTGCGCCCGGCGATCTATGGACAGACCCTGGAAGTTCGCACGGAACTGCTCGAATATGAAAACCGTTTGAAGATCGGCTATCAGATCGTCGACTGCGCGTCCGGCGAGCGCTTGACGAAGGGCTACACGATCCAGGTCGCCGTTTGCGTCAAAACGCAGGAGCTGCAGTTCGTGTCGCCGCCCGTGGTCTTCGACAAGCTGGAGCGCGCATGGTCCTGA
- a CDS encoding MMPL family transporter, which yields MDVVKRNPASGTWGIRLAWLALALVAALYCAWRFAGPSPLQTNLLALLPPTEADPVAEQAVDALASAMGERTVFLVTSRDAAHAKAGARLLGASLAASGAFGSVLAELPPFDTAQITRFYLPYRFNLLAASDRAALADGSASESALLAQRLFNPVQTGLAVPLADDPFGWLQHWLAGLPLATTNLEIEDNLLVVHRGESTSVLVTATLPGSAYETKTQTAVRAATALGVGELERALPDVRVAKAGAVFYADAARSASEREVHWIGIVSVCGIALLMLWIFRSPRLIVLGFVSTAIGVVCALAVTMLLFGKLHLLTLVFGASLIGEAVDYSIQYFVLYLSSGRDWDARRGAREVRPALTVALATSLLGYAILAWVPFPALKQIACFAIAGIGTAFASVMWLLPAWLVDGPKRAPRHLFAGAERLVRGWHAALGGRRAWIVAALVVAVAAPGWLRLSSDDDIHLLVQRDPGLAAQENEVRAAIGVDSGAQFFVVQGATSEQVLERAEALGAALDRPAGGVRLSGWQSVTQFVPSAKQQAADRALLASRVFADRPALQATLAQAGFRDDVAKRYLDAYAQADASPLTVERWLATPWSRPYRHLWLAATHADKPGYAAIVMPLGATDAQLPALAALAPTLPGVAFVDKAASVSRLFGAYRVDSGWWLAGALALVALLLAGRYGVRGGIAVTLPVLLAVGVTLAAFGYAGMPLNLFNWLALMLVLGVGANYAVFLREGCARERADLGAVWTGVVLSACTTLLSFGLLGMSSMPVLKSFGATLALGIAVSVLLAPIGMPRQPRAEAQIESQARKGA from the coding sequence ATGGACGTCGTGAAGCGCAACCCGGCAAGCGGCACGTGGGGCATCCGCCTCGCGTGGCTTGCCCTCGCGCTCGTCGCCGCGCTGTATTGCGCGTGGCGCTTCGCAGGACCGTCGCCGCTGCAAACGAACCTGCTCGCGCTGTTGCCGCCGACCGAAGCGGACCCGGTCGCCGAGCAGGCCGTCGATGCACTCGCTTCCGCCATGGGGGAGCGCACGGTGTTTCTCGTCACGAGCCGCGACGCCGCGCACGCGAAAGCGGGCGCGCGGCTTCTCGGCGCGTCGCTGGCGGCAAGCGGGGCGTTCGGCAGCGTGCTGGCCGAGCTGCCGCCGTTCGACACGGCGCAGATCACGCGTTTCTATCTGCCATACCGGTTCAACCTGCTCGCCGCAAGCGACCGCGCCGCGCTCGCCGACGGCTCCGCGTCTGAGTCCGCACTGCTCGCGCAGCGCCTTTTCAATCCCGTGCAAACGGGGCTCGCCGTGCCGCTCGCCGACGATCCGTTCGGCTGGCTCCAACATTGGCTGGCCGGGCTGCCGCTCGCGACGACGAATCTGGAGATCGAAGACAACCTGCTCGTGGTCCATCGCGGCGAGTCGACGAGCGTGCTCGTCACGGCCACGCTGCCGGGCTCCGCGTACGAAACGAAGACGCAGACGGCGGTGCGCGCCGCTACGGCGCTCGGCGTCGGCGAGCTCGAGCGCGCGCTGCCCGACGTGCGTGTCGCGAAAGCGGGCGCGGTTTTTTATGCGGATGCCGCGCGCAGCGCGTCGGAACGCGAGGTGCATTGGATCGGCATCGTGTCGGTGTGCGGCATTGCCCTCCTGATGCTGTGGATTTTCCGTTCGCCGCGCCTCATCGTCCTCGGCTTCGTGTCGACCGCGATCGGCGTCGTGTGCGCGCTCGCCGTCACGATGCTGCTGTTCGGCAAGCTGCATCTGCTCACGCTCGTGTTCGGCGCGAGCCTGATCGGCGAGGCGGTCGACTATTCGATTCAGTATTTCGTGCTCTATCTGAGCTCGGGGCGCGACTGGGATGCGCGGCGCGGCGCTCGTGAAGTGCGGCCGGCGCTGACGGTTGCGCTCGCAACGAGTCTGCTCGGCTACGCGATTCTCGCGTGGGTGCCGTTTCCCGCGCTCAAGCAGATCGCGTGCTTCGCGATTGCGGGAATCGGCACGGCGTTCGCGTCGGTGATGTGGCTGTTGCCCGCGTGGCTCGTCGATGGCCCGAAGCGTGCGCCGCGGCATTTGTTTGCCGGGGCCGAGCGCCTCGTGCGCGGCTGGCACGCGGCGCTCGGCGGCCGGCGCGCGTGGATCGTGGCGGCGCTCGTCGTTGCCGTGGCGGCGCCGGGCTGGCTGCGCCTGTCGAGCGACGACGACATTCATTTGCTGGTCCAGCGCGATCCCGGCCTCGCCGCGCAGGAAAACGAGGTGCGCGCGGCGATCGGCGTCGACAGCGGCGCGCAGTTCTTTGTCGTGCAGGGCGCCACATCCGAGCAGGTGCTGGAGCGTGCGGAAGCGCTGGGCGCCGCGCTCGATCGGCCGGCCGGCGGCGTGCGCCTCTCCGGCTGGCAATCGGTGACGCAGTTCGTGCCGTCGGCGAAGCAACAGGCCGCCGACCGCGCGTTGCTGGCGAGCCGCGTGTTCGCCGATCGCCCTGCCTTACAGGCGACGCTTGCGCAGGCCGGCTTTCGCGACGATGTCGCGAAGCGCTATCTCGATGCCTACGCGCAGGCGGACGCCTCGCCGCTGACCGTCGAGCGCTGGCTCGCGACGCCGTGGTCGCGGCCGTATCGCCATTTGTGGCTCGCCGCGACGCACGCAGATAAACCCGGCTATGCCGCGATCGTGATGCCGCTCGGCGCGACCGATGCGCAATTGCCCGCGCTCGCCGCGTTGGCGCCTACGTTGCCCGGCGTGGCGTTCGTCGACAAGGCGGCAAGTGTGTCGCGTCTCTTCGGTGCGTATCGCGTCGACAGCGGTTGGTGGCTCGCCGGTGCGCTCGCGCTCGTGGCGTTGCTGCTGGCGGGCCGCTACGGCGTGCGCGGCGGCATCGCGGTGACGCTGCCGGTTCTGCTCGCCGTGGGCGTGACGCTCGCCGCATTCGGCTATGCGGGCATGCCGCTCAATCTCTTCAATTGGCTCGCGCTGATGCTCGTGCTCGGCGTGGGCGCGAACTATGCCGTGTTCCTCCGCGAAGGCTGCGCTCGCGAGCGCGCCGATCTTGGCGCAGTGTGGACGGGCGTGGTGCTGTCCGCGTGCACCACGCTCCTGTCGTTCGGCCTGCTCGGCATGAGCTCGATGCCGGTGCTGAAGAGCTTCGGCGCGACGCTCGCACTCGGCATCGCCGTATCGGTTTTGCTCGCGCCGATCGGCATGCCGCGGCAGCCCCGGGCCGAAGCGCAAATCGAGTCGCAAGCGAGGAAGGGCGCATGA
- a CDS encoding HAL/PAL/TAL family ammonia-lyase, translating into MAEHDLNVREGAQAALAVEPVVIGNRRLTIEDVVEIARQRASVALSDDAAWRARIERGAEFLRKRLADGATVYGVNTGYGDACVVGVPPELVEALPLQLTRYHGCGMGRYLEPAETLAVIAARLNSLAHGYSGVRGVLLERLADLINRRILPRIPAEGSVGASGDLTPLSYVAAALVGEREVLFEGRLRDAQDVWAELGHVPLTLAPKEGLALMNGTAVMTGLACLAFARADHLTRLAARLTALCTVALDGRAAHFDALIFDAKPHAGQAEAAAWIRADLAGRDDTSGQRLQDRYSIRCAPHVIGVARDALTWVRRDIENELNSANDNPLIDPDGERVLHGGNFYGGHIAFAMDALKTAVANLADLMDRQLALIVDDKFNNGLPRNLSGATAERAPINHGFKAVQISSSAWTAEALKLTMPASVFSRSTEAHNQDKVSMGTIAARDCLRVLELTEQVAAAHTLAAVQGMRLRLAATQTATVPAPLSGFAERVTAVSAFVGEDRPLEADLRALTALIADCGLAGDVGSGG; encoded by the coding sequence ATGGCCGAACATGATCTGAATGTCCGCGAGGGGGCACAGGCGGCGCTCGCCGTCGAGCCCGTCGTGATCGGCAATCGGCGCTTGACGATTGAAGACGTCGTCGAGATCGCCCGGCAGCGCGCATCGGTCGCGCTGTCGGACGACGCGGCTTGGCGCGCGCGCATCGAACGCGGGGCCGAATTCCTGCGCAAGCGGCTTGCGGACGGTGCCACCGTGTATGGCGTCAACACCGGCTATGGCGACGCGTGCGTGGTCGGCGTGCCGCCCGAGCTCGTCGAGGCGCTGCCGCTGCAACTCACGCGCTATCACGGCTGCGGGATGGGCCGCTATCTCGAGCCCGCGGAGACCCTCGCCGTCATCGCGGCGCGCCTGAACTCGCTCGCGCACGGCTACTCGGGCGTGCGTGGCGTGCTGCTCGAGCGTCTCGCCGATCTGATCAACCGGCGCATCCTGCCGCGCATTCCGGCCGAAGGCTCGGTCGGCGCGAGCGGAGACTTGACGCCGCTGTCGTATGTGGCGGCGGCGCTCGTGGGCGAGCGCGAAGTCCTGTTCGAAGGACGCTTGCGCGACGCGCAGGACGTGTGGGCCGAGCTCGGCCACGTGCCGCTCACGCTCGCCCCGAAAGAAGGGCTCGCGCTGATGAACGGCACGGCGGTGATGACGGGTCTCGCCTGTCTTGCCTTCGCCCGCGCCGATCATCTGACGCGCCTCGCCGCGCGTCTGACGGCACTGTGCACCGTCGCGCTCGACGGCCGCGCCGCACATTTCGATGCGCTGATCTTCGATGCGAAGCCGCACGCGGGGCAGGCCGAAGCCGCCGCGTGGATTCGCGCGGACCTGGCCGGCCGCGACGACACCTCCGGCCAGCGCTTGCAGGACCGCTACTCGATCCGCTGCGCGCCGCATGTGATCGGCGTCGCGCGCGATGCGCTGACGTGGGTGCGCCGCGATATCGAGAACGAGCTGAACAGCGCGAACGACAATCCGCTCATCGATCCGGACGGCGAGCGCGTGCTGCACGGCGGCAACTTCTACGGCGGCCATATCGCGTTCGCGATGGATGCGCTGAAGACCGCGGTCGCGAATCTCGCGGACCTGATGGACCGGCAGCTCGCGCTCATCGTCGACGACAAGTTCAATAACGGCCTGCCGCGCAACCTGTCGGGCGCAACGGCCGAGCGTGCGCCGATCAACCACGGCTTCAAGGCCGTGCAGATCTCGTCGTCGGCATGGACGGCCGAGGCGCTGAAGCTGACGATGCCGGCGAGCGTATTCTCGCGCTCGACCGAAGCGCACAACCAGGACAAGGTGAGCATGGGCACGATCGCCGCACGCGACTGCCTGCGCGTGCTCGAACTGACCGAGCAGGTCGCCGCGGCGCATACGCTCGCGGCGGTGCAAGGCATGCGCTTGCGCCTGGCGGCGACCCAGACCGCGACGGTGCCCGCGCCGCTTTCCGGCTTCGCCGAGCGGGTGACGGCGGTGTCGGCGTTCGTCGGCGAGGACCGGCCGCTCGAAGCGGATCTGCGGGCGTTGACGGCGCTGATCGCCGATTGCGGCTTGGCCGGCGACGTAGGCAGCGGGGGCTGA
- a CDS encoding LolA family protein, whose protein sequence is MVLTKLKRLAAAGAVLSAALCVANAALLPSAQAAAPSDDARLVSQIAAHLAQAPGIRAQFKQTQTLAALKAPLVSTGTLLFMRERGVIWQIDSPIRTTYVISDSGVTEIDASGKRIARAARSAGGVAQVSRMMRSMLGGDLSALYSQFDVTASGTPKQWQMQLTPNQPQLAQRLKGLRMAGGDFLQTLTITSANGDATRIDFANSAAVAEPSSAERALFGAN, encoded by the coding sequence ATGGTCCTGACGAAGCTCAAACGGCTCGCCGCGGCGGGCGCCGTGCTGAGCGCCGCGCTTTGCGTCGCCAATGCCGCGCTGCTTCCCTCCGCTCAAGCGGCAGCGCCGTCCGACGATGCGCGCCTCGTGTCGCAGATCGCCGCGCATCTTGCGCAAGCGCCCGGCATTCGCGCGCAGTTCAAGCAGACACAGACGCTTGCCGCGCTGAAAGCGCCGCTCGTCAGCACGGGCACGCTGCTCTTCATGCGCGAGCGCGGCGTGATCTGGCAAATCGACTCGCCGATCCGCACGACGTATGTGATCAGCGACAGCGGCGTGACCGAAATCGACGCCAGCGGTAAGCGCATCGCACGCGCGGCGCGCAGCGCGGGGGGCGTCGCCCAGGTGTCGCGGATGATGCGCTCGATGCTGGGCGGCGACTTGTCCGCCCTCTATTCGCAGTTCGACGTGACGGCAAGCGGCACCCCGAAGCAATGGCAGATGCAGCTGACGCCGAACCAGCCGCAGCTCGCGCAGAGGCTCAAGGGCTTGCGGATGGCCGGCGGCGATTTCCTGCAAACGCTGACGATCACCTCGGCGAACGGCGACGCCACGCGAATCGACTTCGCCAATAGCGCGGCGGTGGCGGAACCTTCGAGCGCCGAGCGCGCGCTGTTCGGAGCGAACTGA